The sequence below is a genomic window from Pongo abelii isolate AG06213 chromosome 12, NHGRI_mPonAbe1-v2.0_pri, whole genome shotgun sequence.
ccagcctgggaggacagagcaagacccttcatcagaaaaataaaaaataaaaaagggtgaTTGCATCTGTGCTGAACATATATTGgctttctttcttgttctattccctaaacaatacagtaaacaacaatttacatagtatttacattgtattaggcattTTATAAGCAATTTAGATATTAAAGGAAGATGTGCAtgggttatatgcaaatgctGCACTATTTTTTTATAAGGGACTTCAGCATctctggattttggtatccacgggggtcctggaaccaatacccCTCGGATACCAAGGGACCACTGTAGAGCGTTTGCTCCATGCCACACACTGTTCCAAGCCTCTTCAAATATTAATCGTTCAACCGTCCCATCCATCATCCTTAAGAGGTAGACATTATCTTTGTCACCTAATGAAGGAAATGGGCACAGACAGGTTAAGTAGCTTGGCAGGTCTCACAGCTGTTGAGCAGAGGCGTGTATTAAGCCGGGATTTGAACGCCCTCCCTCTGGCTGCGGAACCTGTGCCATCCTGCAGGAAACGAACCCATCCCGGGACCTGGCGCGCCAGGAGGACTCCGCAGGATGCGCGGCGTGTGCGTGGAACCTGGTATTCTGCAAGCCTGGACTTCTGAGCTTGGCGCGCGGCTGCAGGGATTCGCCGGGACTCGCGCCAGGGACCGCGCCCGGGGATCCTGCAGGGGTGGGAAGGAGGCGCGGGCTCCTTGCTTCCGCCGCAGGGGGGCGCTGCCGGGCTCCCCGGCACTAGCGCTACTGGCGGCCCCGGCGGCCGGGCGTGCCGCCTGCAAGATGTCCGTGCGCCGCGGCTGGCGGCCGGCGCGGCCGGGGACCCGCCTCTCCTGGCTGCTGTGCCGCAGCGCCCTGCTGTCCCCGGCCGCGGGCTACGTGATCGTGAGCTCCGTGTCCTGGGTCGTCACCAACGAGGTGGACGAGGAGCTGGACAGCGCCTCCAGTGAGGAGGCTATGCCCGCGCTGCTGGAGGATTCGGGCAGCATCTGGCAGCAAAGCTTCCCCGCCTCGGCTCATAAGGAGGACGCGCACCTGCGGCCCCGGGCGGGCGCCGCCCGCGCCAGGCCGCCCCCCGCGCCGCCCGGGATGTTCTCCTACCGGCGCGAGGGCGGCCAGGCGGCCGGTGCCCCCCGGGCTCTAGACTGCGCGCCGCCACCGCCCGCTCCCTGGCCCACGCCAGCGTCTGGGGCTGCCTGGCCACCGTGTCCGCCCACGAGAAGGTAAGCGCCCGGCGGGGAGCGCGAGGGTGCCTGGCATTCAGGCGGCGGCGGGGCGACGAGGACTGGGACGTGCTCGCGACCGCTCGGGACTGGGATCTGGGTCCACCAGACGTGCCCGGTGCGCTGGATGGGACCCTGGGCACTGTACATAATGGAAGGCGATGGTGCCTCCGTGAGCCTGGCGAAGTCGGGGCAGGGTCGGAGAGGGACATGAATAACCAGGCTTCCTGCCAGGTAGGGTTGAGTACCGAATCCCCACCTTGAGGTGGCCAGGCAGAGAGACGGACACCTAACCAGCGTCTGACCGAGACCTGGACCAAAGCAGCCACAGAGCCTTTGGAATCGCAGAGTAGGCGAGGACAGCCCTTCCCAGCGCAGGGCACAAACCCATAGACCTGAACTCCCCATCACCTTCTGACCTGGAGCTGAAGCggggatggggagagagacagCACCAGGGCTTCGATGGAAATCTGCATTTAAGAAAATGGAGTTCAAGATTTTTTCTGGAAAGGAGGCTCATTATGCAAAGTGTgtaaatgctggaatgagctattCGCTGCACTTTTAATTGTTCAGTTCGCAAATGCTTTACTCACCTGTTAGACATGATTCCACCTAGAATGACATGGATAAGTAATGCAGATGTAACTTCCACGCCTCCAGAAGGCTTTTGGGGTTTTAAAGAGAGATGAAAGAGCTACAGGGCAGTAATGTGAACTCCTCTTTACttcctacaaaaaaagaaataatcttttaTAGAAGGCATAGGACATTGGCCAGGTTCTTGCCCCAGCTCTGGGTCTCACCAAGAATGTAgataaattgaaaggaaaaattttaaaccatGAGGTTGTtcctttcttatttaaatatggtCGTTCCCTTGTTTCGTCAGCCATAGGCTTTGGGCCTGGGCAGGATCTGTAGCCCACAGCCTTTGAGTTCTTGACCTATCCTCTGAGATTTTTAGGGTTCAAAGTAGAAAGATTTGGTCCCCTGCTTCCAGTCCTATCTGGTACCCACTCCCTAATCTTTTCTGGCTAACCATTGTGCTTCCCAGTAATTAT
It includes:
- the LOC129057617 gene encoding uncharacterized protein LOC129057617; its protein translation is MRGVCVEPGILQAWTSELGARLQGFAGTRARDRARGSCRGGKEARAPCFRRRGALPGSPALALLAAPAAGRAACKMSVRRGWRPARPGTRLSWLLCRSALLSPAAGYVIVSSVSWVVTNEVDEELDSASSEEAMPALLEDSGSIWQQSFPASAHKEDAHLRPRAGAARARPPPAPPGMFSYRREGGQAAGAPRALDCAPPPPAPWPTPASGAAWPPCPPTRRNKFVEFDMKPVCKKCYEKFPLELKKRLKKLAETLGRK